One genomic window of Pseudomonadales bacterium includes the following:
- a CDS encoding pilus assembly PilX N-terminal domain-containing protein: MKTQRGAVLIVSLVMLTILTIIAVATTTDIGLQSNMARNSQIRINVFNLAHSGLRSQFVLFRDDPLLLDELAELARSCVQTAFETPEVENDDGTKSNFSVTYDCPEENENNLFTQTDGMGMGGAATDPLLFPFTFDVELPNTGISSSQTFLVEAPNPDAVSGTR, from the coding sequence ATGAAAACGCAGCGCGGTGCTGTACTGATTGTCAGTCTGGTGATGCTGACCATTTTGACTATCATTGCCGTGGCCACTACTACCGATATCGGTTTGCAATCCAATATGGCCAGAAACAGTCAGATTCGTATCAATGTTTTTAATCTGGCACACAGTGGGCTGCGATCGCAGTTTGTACTTTTCAGGGATGATCCCCTCTTGCTGGATGAGCTGGCTGAACTGGCAAGGTCCTGTGTTCAAACCGCTTTTGAAACCCCTGAGGTAGAAAACGATGACGGCACCAAGTCAAACTTTTCAGTAACCTATGACTGTCCAGAAGAAAATGAGAATAACCTGTTTACACAAACTGATGGAATGGGAATGGGTGGCGCTGCAACCGATCCACTGCTATTTCCTTTTACTTTCGACGTGGAGTTACCGAACACGGGAATCTCCTCTAGTCAAACCTTTCTCGTAGAAGCGCCAAACCCCGATGCAGTAAGCGGCACGCGGTAA
- a CDS encoding peptidylprolyl isomerase: MTDLSVDNYRVGPDTRITLYFSLTLEDGAVIDSNFEGEPANFVYGDGSLLPGFEAVLEGLEPGEQGAFEITPEHGFGQHNSSNVQQIPRREFADDIELEVGLMLSFADANRAELPGVIVALDDDTVSVDFNHPLAGRTITFKVHIIDVVPAITH; encoded by the coding sequence ATGACTGATTTAAGTGTTGATAACTATAGAGTAGGCCCTGACACCAGAATTACACTGTACTTTTCACTGACACTTGAAGATGGTGCGGTTATCGATTCCAACTTTGAAGGTGAACCGGCCAATTTTGTCTATGGTGATGGCAGCCTGCTGCCTGGTTTTGAAGCTGTTTTGGAGGGTCTTGAGCCAGGTGAGCAGGGGGCATTTGAGATAACCCCGGAGCATGGTTTTGGCCAGCACAATAGCAGTAATGTACAGCAAATCCCCCGGCGGGAATTTGCCGATGATATTGAGCTTGAAGTGGGGCTGATGCTGTCATTTGCAGATGCAAACCGGGCAGAATTGCCGGGGGTTATTGTGGCGCTTGATGATGATACGGTTTCTGTCGATTTCAATCATCCTCTGGCTGGGCGCACCATCACCTTTAAAGTGCATATTATTGATGTTGTCCCTGCGATTACGCATTAA
- a CDS encoding prepilin-type N-terminal cleavage/methylation domain-containing protein, which yields MMRQKGFSLMEMMIAVAIVGILAAIAYPSFLEKIRETRRTEAITLTTKIMQAQERFFVNNLTYTADLTDLGFSAAANLPTENGYYQLSAQACAGDIALCVNIVSTAQGSQVADGDIEYNSRGETQGHWND from the coding sequence ATGATGCGGCAAAAAGGCTTCTCTCTGATGGAAATGATGATTGCGGTGGCTATCGTTGGTATTCTTGCGGCGATAGCTTACCCTTCCTTTCTGGAGAAAATCAGAGAAACCCGACGCACTGAAGCCATAACACTGACCACTAAAATCATGCAGGCACAGGAGCGTTTTTTTGTTAACAACCTGACCTATACCGCCGACCTGACGGATCTGGGATTTTCCGCTGCAGCTAACTTACCCACAGAAAATGGCTATTACCAACTCAGTGCACAGGCTTGTGCTGGTGATATCGCGCTTTGTGTCAATATCGTATCGACGGCACAAGGCTCTCAGGTAGCTGACGGTGATATCGAATACAATAGCCGAGGGGAAACACAAGGGCACTGGAATGATTAG
- a CDS encoding sigma-54-dependent Fis family transcriptional regulator has protein sequence MSKTALVIDDEPDIRELLSMTLEQMGLSVTTSAGINKAKKQLAANRFDLCLTDMKLPDGDGLELVEHIQLHCPEMPVAVITAHGNMEIAVDALKKGAFDFVSKPLELMRLRNMVQTALDLSKEQELLACTNESTGLIGNSQAMQDLQRKIQRVARSQAPIFINGESGSGKELVARSIHYLGPRSNGPFVPVNCGAIPSELMESEFFGHKKGSFTGAHQEKQGLFQAANGGTLFLDEVADLPLAMQVKLLRAIQEQSVRPVGSEEEIPVDIRLLSATHKNLHDEVTSNRFRQDLFYRINVIELPVPPLRERPDDIELLVKHLLQNLCSETGEKAPNIHKTAINALKSYHFPGNVRELENILERAFTLCDGEEITAEDLLLDNNRATKESLTGFTSPNLADPEGIENIDDYLAEIERSIIEKALESTRWNRTAAAEKLGLSFRQMRYKLKKLGMD, from the coding sequence ATGAGTAAAACAGCACTTGTCATTGATGACGAACCGGACATTCGAGAACTGCTCAGTATGACACTTGAGCAAATGGGCTTAAGCGTCACTACTTCAGCGGGTATTAACAAAGCAAAAAAGCAGCTTGCGGCCAACCGTTTTGACCTCTGCCTCACAGACATGAAACTGCCCGATGGCGACGGCCTGGAGCTGGTGGAACATATCCAGCTTCACTGCCCCGAAATGCCTGTTGCCGTCATCACTGCACACGGCAATATGGAGATCGCGGTTGATGCACTCAAGAAAGGCGCCTTTGATTTTGTCTCAAAGCCCCTTGAGCTCATGCGTCTGCGCAACATGGTACAAACCGCACTGGATTTATCCAAGGAGCAGGAGCTCCTGGCGTGTACAAACGAGAGCACAGGCCTGATTGGAAACTCTCAGGCCATGCAGGATCTACAGAGAAAAATTCAGCGAGTAGCCCGCAGCCAGGCACCTATCTTTATCAATGGCGAATCCGGCAGTGGCAAGGAGCTAGTAGCCAGATCAATTCACTATCTTGGCCCCAGAAGCAACGGCCCTTTTGTACCGGTTAACTGTGGCGCCATTCCTTCCGAATTAATGGAAAGTGAGTTTTTCGGCCACAAAAAAGGTAGTTTTACCGGTGCACACCAGGAAAAACAGGGGCTGTTCCAGGCCGCTAATGGCGGCACGTTGTTCCTTGACGAGGTTGCAGATCTGCCACTCGCCATGCAAGTCAAGCTCTTGAGAGCCATTCAGGAGCAATCCGTTCGACCCGTTGGTTCAGAAGAAGAGATTCCGGTGGATATTCGCCTACTCAGCGCCACCCACAAAAACCTGCATGATGAAGTGACCAGCAACCGGTTCCGTCAGGATTTGTTCTACAGAATCAATGTCATCGAGTTACCCGTTCCGCCGTTGCGGGAACGCCCGGACGATATCGAACTGCTGGTCAAGCACCTCCTCCAGAACCTTTGTTCGGAGACAGGAGAGAAAGCCCCGAACATCCACAAAACAGCCATAAATGCGCTTAAATCCTACCATTTCCCTGGGAACGTCAGAGAACTGGAAAATATTCTTGAGCGGGCTTTCACGCTCTGTGATGGAGAAGAAATTACTGCAGAAGACCTCTTGCTTGATAACAATCGTGCCACCAAAGAGTCATTAACGGGCTTTACCTCACCAAACCTCGCTGACCCGGAAGGTATTGAAAACATTGATGACTACCTCGCTGAAATAGAACGCAGCATTATTGAAAAAGCACTGGAAAGCACCCGCTGGAATCGCACTGCCGCCGCCGAAAAATTGGGGTTGAGCTTTCGGCAAATGCGCTACAAACTGAAAAAACTGGGCATGGACTGA
- a CDS encoding PilW family protein, with translation MNLPNFKQQGLSLVELLIAMVLGLFLTAGALEMMLASRNLERTTDDLSRIQENGRFAIEFLARDLRMAGYGVQDNGAINKPFYDGNCKDADFSPCTDDGGAAFSDRIAIMTNPENDQDCTGATVGINEQIANVYFLGPDDTNNNVMSLYCRGYNIDADDWISVAQPLVSGIENMQILYGLPVSPTSPDREITRYVGADTIHGDPNSARLWSVVSTVRLSLLVNNGLENGNNDTATRKFVLLDAPEQTFTDKHSREVYRTTTAAYNVLYNTAGTE, from the coding sequence ATGAACTTGCCTAACTTTAAACAGCAGGGTTTATCGCTGGTCGAGCTGCTTATCGCCATGGTACTCGGTTTGTTTCTTACTGCCGGGGCACTGGAAATGATGCTGGCCTCGCGAAATCTTGAGCGTACTACTGATGATCTCTCTCGTATCCAGGAGAACGGTCGTTTCGCCATTGAATTTCTGGCACGAGACCTCCGTATGGCAGGCTACGGAGTACAGGATAACGGTGCAATAAACAAACCCTTTTACGATGGTAATTGCAAAGACGCGGATTTTTCTCCCTGTACTGACGATGGCGGTGCGGCTTTTAGTGACCGCATCGCCATTATGACGAATCCAGAAAATGATCAGGATTGCACAGGCGCTACTGTTGGCATAAATGAACAAATTGCCAATGTTTATTTCCTTGGTCCGGACGACACCAACAATAACGTGATGTCGTTGTATTGCCGTGGATACAACATTGACGCTGACGACTGGATCAGTGTCGCTCAACCACTCGTCAGTGGTATAGAGAATATGCAGATTCTGTACGGCTTGCCTGTTTCACCTACTTCGCCAGACAGGGAAATCACACGCTATGTGGGTGCCGACACGATACATGGTGACCCGAATAGCGCCAGATTGTGGTCTGTGGTGAGCACAGTACGCCTCTCATTACTGGTCAACAACGGCCTTGAAAATGGAAATAACGATACAGCCACCCGCAAGTTTGTGTTACTTGACGCACCCGAACAAACCTTTACCGACAAGCATTCAAGAGAGGTTTATCGAACCACAACGGCTGCTTACAACGTTCTTTACAACACAGCAGGTACCGAGTAA
- a CDS encoding GspH/FimT family pseudopilin produces MKQVKGFTLVELLSTFALVGILIAIGIPSLVDWVTRNRVTTLEYTLLHSINYARVQGINRQTTVTLCPGLNQCERDWGSQIIIFLDFNSDGILDLTDQLLKKIDLGNDAGTLDWRSFRRKNYLQFTSEGLTSALNGTLHFCHKKPGKGYDFAIVLARTGRIRVHKEPDC; encoded by the coding sequence ATGAAACAGGTAAAAGGATTTACCCTGGTGGAGCTTCTGTCCACCTTTGCCCTTGTGGGCATTCTAATCGCCATAGGTATTCCCTCACTCGTCGACTGGGTGACACGAAACCGGGTCACAACACTTGAATATACCCTGCTCCACAGCATCAACTACGCCCGGGTGCAAGGCATCAACCGGCAGACAACCGTCACCCTCTGTCCGGGACTCAATCAATGCGAACGCGACTGGGGCTCGCAGATCATTATTTTTCTCGACTTCAACAGTGACGGCATACTCGATCTGACAGACCAGCTACTGAAGAAAATTGATCTGGGCAATGATGCAGGCACCCTTGACTGGCGCTCGTTTCGCCGCAAGAACTACCTGCAATTTACCTCGGAAGGACTCACCAGCGCACTGAACGGAACGCTGCATTTTTGCCACAAGAAACCCGGCAAAGGTTATGATTTCGCCATCGTACTGGCCAGAACAGGCAGAATCCGCGTACACAAAGAGCCCGATTGCTGA
- the pilV gene encoding type IV pilus modification protein PilV produces the protein MRDNRMMKTRKFQAGITLMEVLIALLVFSIGLQGIASLQYQAVKENFDSSQRSRAVWVTQELIDRIRANPAARAAGDYDYDGNPCDDDAPDNYCADTEGNPAVVCTASEMAAFDIWETVCPNPNSDQNQAQFISPNLQISCADAPCLETSEMTVNLQWQSKAVADDEENIEDLDDALKTQQFLQVFTP, from the coding sequence ATGAGAGACAATCGGATGATGAAGACAAGAAAATTTCAGGCCGGCATAACCTTGATGGAGGTGTTAATCGCTCTGTTGGTTTTCAGTATCGGCTTGCAGGGAATTGCCTCTCTTCAGTACCAGGCCGTGAAAGAAAACTTTGACTCATCCCAGCGCAGCCGCGCTGTCTGGGTAACCCAGGAGTTAATCGACCGTATCAGGGCAAATCCCGCCGCCCGAGCTGCGGGTGATTACGATTACGACGGCAACCCCTGTGACGACGACGCCCCTGACAACTATTGTGCGGATACGGAAGGCAACCCCGCCGTTGTCTGCACCGCAAGTGAAATGGCCGCCTTCGACATTTGGGAGACAGTTTGTCCCAACCCGAACTCAGATCAGAACCAGGCACAGTTCATCAGCCCCAATCTGCAAATCAGCTGCGCAGATGCCCCCTGCCTCGAAACCTCGGAGATGACTGTTAATCTGCAATGGCAATCAAAAGCAGTCGCAGATGATGAAGAAAACATCGAAGATCTAGATGATGCACTGAAAACACAACAGTTCCTGCAGGTATTTACGCCATGA
- a CDS encoding GspH/FimT family pseudopilin has translation MLQATYQKGFTLIELMVTLVVLAVLLSIGVPSYVEWIRDSRLDTATRSLASALKLARSEAVSQQSVITVRAGMEGDAANWAEGIHMYTDEEPAGNTNYAAGTDALIKNINFAMDGITLVSNAGEHTSFSNEGLLRDDVNPATFRLCDARSEGNLISINVVGRISVAPAGDCP, from the coding sequence ATGCTGCAAGCTACGTACCAAAAAGGATTCACACTTATCGAGCTGATGGTAACGCTGGTAGTGCTTGCTGTACTGCTTAGCATTGGTGTACCCAGCTATGTGGAATGGATTCGCGATAGCCGTTTGGATACCGCCACCCGAAGCCTGGCCAGCGCATTGAAACTGGCTCGCAGTGAAGCAGTGAGCCAGCAATCGGTTATAACCGTACGTGCTGGAATGGAAGGCGATGCCGCGAACTGGGCTGAAGGTATTCACATGTATACAGATGAGGAACCTGCAGGCAATACAAACTACGCAGCAGGCACAGACGCATTGATAAAGAATATCAATTTTGCAATGGATGGCATCACTCTCGTCAGCAACGCCGGGGAACATACCAGCTTCTCAAATGAAGGCCTGCTCAGGGATGATGTAAACCCCGCAACATTCCGACTGTGCGATGCGCGTTCGGAAGGCAACCTGATATCCATTAACGTGGTTGGCAGAATTTCTGTCGCACCCGCTGGCGACTGCCCATGA
- the ispH gene encoding 4-hydroxy-3-methylbut-2-enyl diphosphate reductase — protein sequence MRIKLANPRGFCAGVDRAIDIVNRALDIFGAPIFVRHEVVHNKFVVDSLRERGAIFVDELSEVPDDVIVIFSAHGVSQAVRNEAADRNLRVFDATCPLVTKVHMEVVRYSREGRECILIGHQGHPEVEGTMGQYDTSAGGSIYLVENEQDVESLSIRDPDNLVYVTQTTLSMDDTARVIDSLRKRFPKISGPKKDDICYATQNRQDAVKQLALESGLVLVVGSHNSSNSNRLKELAERCGSTAHLIDTADDIMADWLAGKPDIGITAGASAPEVLVKDVVARLCELGAAEPEELAGREENIRFSMPKELR from the coding sequence GTGAGAATTAAATTAGCCAATCCACGGGGGTTTTGTGCCGGTGTTGACCGGGCTATTGATATCGTTAACCGTGCGCTGGATATTTTCGGTGCTCCCATTTTTGTTCGCCACGAAGTTGTTCATAATAAATTTGTAGTCGACAGCCTGCGTGAGCGCGGTGCCATTTTTGTGGACGAACTCAGTGAAGTGCCCGACGACGTGATTGTGATTTTCAGTGCTCACGGCGTATCACAGGCTGTTCGTAACGAAGCGGCAGACCGGAATCTGAGAGTGTTTGATGCCACTTGCCCACTGGTCACCAAAGTGCATATGGAAGTGGTGCGTTACAGCCGGGAAGGGCGGGAGTGCATTCTTATTGGCCATCAGGGGCACCCGGAAGTGGAGGGGACCATGGGCCAATATGATACTTCCGCGGGCGGTTCCATTTATCTGGTTGAAAATGAGCAGGATGTTGAATCACTGTCGATCAGAGATCCGGATAATCTGGTTTATGTCACCCAGACGACGCTGTCGATGGATGATACAGCTCGTGTGATCGATTCTCTGCGCAAGCGCTTCCCTAAAATCAGCGGGCCTAAAAAAGACGATATCTGTTACGCCACACAGAACCGGCAGGATGCGGTGAAACAACTGGCTCTGGAGAGTGGTCTTGTGCTGGTCGTTGGTTCTCATAACAGTTCCAACTCTAATCGGCTCAAGGAACTGGCGGAACGCTGCGGTTCAACGGCCCATTTGATCGATACCGCAGACGATATTATGGCTGACTGGCTGGCAGGCAAACCGGATATTGGTATCACCGCAGGCGCCTCGGCGCCTGAGGTGCTGGTAAAAGATGTTGTGGCACGGCTCTGCGAGCTGGGCGCTGCGGAACCGGAAGAGTTGGCCGGACGTGAAGAGAATATTCGGTTTTCCATGCCAAAGGAATTGCGTTAG